From Deltaproteobacteria bacterium, one genomic window encodes:
- a CDS encoding helix-turn-helix transcriptional regulator, whose amino-acid sequence MSKRDPYRELEHVDQVFAALAHASRRHILLALKFHGGQMTAGEIADRFACSWPTTTRHLRQLEAAGLVVVEKVGRGRVYRLNRKRLQAVVGDWAKWFRR is encoded by the coding sequence GTGTCCAAGCGTGATCCGTATCGCGAACTCGAGCACGTCGACCAGGTGTTTGCGGCGTTGGCGCACGCCTCGCGACGGCACATCTTGTTGGCGCTCAAGTTTCACGGCGGCCAGATGACCGCCGGCGAGATCGCCGACCGCTTCGCCTGCAGTTGGCCGACGACGACCCGGCATTTGCGGCAACTCGAAGCGGCCGGCCTCGTCGTCGTCGAGAAGGTCGGGCGCGGGCGTGTCTATCGTCTCAACCGGAAGCGCCTGCAAGCGGTCGTCGGCGACTGGGCAAAGTGGTTTCGGCGCTGA
- a CDS encoding cytochrome P450, with amino-acid sequence MDEIFGVPAAEFRADPYGHYRRMRTLDPVHFIADPGLWALTRYTDVVAALRDERLSAERFQLTFPEMQASALISSFAGMMLLRDPPDHTRLRLLVSKAFTPRVVERLQPRVQSIVDGLIDAVERRGETDLMQSIAGPLPVMVIAELLGLPWSDREQLKRWSDALVILADGSLALAGFPQAEQSAAEFKEYLGGILAERRARPGNDLRDDLISGLLAAHERDDRLTEDELFATCVLLLIAGHETTTNLIGNGMLALLRHPDQSTRLRSDPSLIRSAIEELLRYESPVQLTSRVAKVDLEIGGKPVRTGQEVCLVLGAANRDPAQFADPDRLDLARVDNHHLAFGLGLHFCLGAPLARLEGQIAVASLLRRLPELRLASDAVEWREGIMMRALTALPITW; translated from the coding sequence ATGGATGAGATCTTCGGCGTTCCGGCCGCAGAGTTTCGTGCGGACCCGTACGGGCACTATCGCCGGATGCGCACGCTCGACCCCGTCCATTTCATTGCTGATCCCGGACTGTGGGCGCTGACGCGCTACACGGATGTGGTCGCGGCGCTGCGCGACGAGCGGCTATCGGCCGAACGCTTTCAACTGACGTTTCCCGAGATGCAGGCCTCGGCGCTGATCAGCAGCTTCGCGGGCATGATGTTGCTGCGCGATCCTCCGGATCACACACGCTTGCGGCTCTTGGTCAGCAAGGCCTTCACGCCGCGCGTAGTCGAGCGGCTGCAGCCACGCGTGCAGAGCATTGTCGATGGGCTGATCGATGCGGTGGAGCGCCGCGGCGAGACCGATCTCATGCAGAGCATCGCCGGGCCGCTGCCGGTGATGGTGATCGCCGAGTTGCTCGGCTTGCCATGGAGCGATCGCGAACAGCTCAAGCGTTGGTCGGACGCGTTGGTGATCCTCGCTGACGGCAGCCTCGCCCTCGCCGGTTTCCCGCAAGCAGAACAGAGTGCGGCCGAGTTCAAGGAATACCTCGGCGGCATTCTCGCCGAGCGGCGTGCGCGTCCCGGCAACGATCTTCGCGACGATCTGATTAGCGGGTTGCTCGCTGCTCACGAACGCGACGATCGGCTGACGGAAGACGAACTGTTCGCGACCTGCGTGCTGCTGTTGATCGCCGGCCACGAGACGACCACCAATCTCATCGGCAACGGCATGCTGGCGCTGCTGCGCCATCCGGATCAGTCGACGCGGTTACGCAGTGACCCGTCGTTGATCCGCAGCGCGATCGAAGAGCTGCTGCGCTATGAGAGCCCAGTGCAACTGACGTCGCGGGTCGCGAAGGTCGACCTGGAAATCGGCGGCAAGCCGGTCCGCACCGGGCAGGAGGTGTGCTTAGTGTTGGGCGCCGCCAACCGCGACCCGGCGCAATTCGCCGATCCTGATCGGCTCGACCTCGCCCGCGTGGACAACCATCACCTCGCGTTCGGTTTGGGGTTACACTTCTGTCTCGGTGCGCCGCTGGCGCGGTTGGAAGGACAGATCGCTGTCGCCAGCTTGCTGCGTCGCTTGCCAGAGCTTCGGCTGGCGAGCGACGCGGTCGAGTGGCGCGAGGG